A stretch of the Polaribacter pacificus genome encodes the following:
- a CDS encoding PaaI family thioesterase, translating into MENSRYKFVESFIGKHFTKSPSPFAHWLNGKVIAVKKNSLEFSFVVRKDMTNPVGMLHGGVISGMIDDCMGVTFFTLGLEYFYPSINLQVDFFNPAKEGEEVRVKTQVMKQGKTIINMRAEVYNISGKLLATATSNLAKSNFKIDLQL; encoded by the coding sequence ATGGAAAACTCACGTTATAAATTTGTTGAAAGTTTTATCGGAAAGCACTTTACAAAAAGCCCTTCTCCTTTTGCTCATTGGCTAAATGGAAAAGTAATTGCTGTAAAAAAAAATTCTTTAGAGTTTTCTTTTGTAGTTAGAAAAGACATGACAAACCCTGTAGGGATGCTTCATGGAGGTGTAATCTCAGGAATGATTGATGATTGTATGGGAGTTACTTTCTTTACACTTGGCTTGGAGTATTTTTACCCTAGCATTAACCTTCAAGTTGATTTTTTTAATCCAGCAAAAGAAGGAGAAGAAGTACGTGTAAAAACACAAGTAATGAAACAGGGAAAGACCATTATTAATATGAGAGCTGAAGTTTACAATATATCAGGTAAGTTACTCGCTACAGCTACATCAAACCTTGCAAAAAGTAATTTTAAAATTGATTTGCAATTATAA
- a CDS encoding PQQ-dependent sugar dehydrogenase, whose translation MKNTIRIFVLVTLGIVLLSFLPKQSKTSVKEYELVVPDLTIPWGFVFLPDNSMLITEKSGKLIHFKNGKKQLISGLPKITVQGQGGLLGITLHPEYNKNGWIYFTYASSTGVGDGANTTLMRARMSNQKLINQEVLYKASPNSRRGQHFGSRIAFDTKGYLYFSIGDRGDRDVNPQDITKDGGKIYRLHDDGKIPADNPFVNEKNAKTAIYSFGHRNPQGMALNPFTGELWTHEHGPQGGDEINIIKKGKNYGWPKISYGINYSGTKFTDHTSLPGMEQPLYQWTPSIAPSGMAFVTSDLYPKLKGNVLVGSLKFRYLTNCTLKNGKVIKEEKLLEGLGRVRSVVQGNDGYLYVGIEQLGIVKLLPQK comes from the coding sequence ATGAAAAATACGATTCGAATTTTTGTGCTAGTTACACTGGGTATTGTTCTGTTAAGTTTTTTACCAAAGCAATCTAAAACTTCTGTAAAAGAGTATGAGTTAGTTGTACCTGACTTAACCATACCATGGGGTTTTGTTTTTTTGCCTGATAATAGCATGCTAATAACAGAAAAATCAGGAAAATTGATTCATTTTAAAAATGGAAAGAAGCAATTAATTTCTGGCCTTCCAAAAATAACAGTGCAAGGTCAAGGAGGTTTGTTAGGGATAACCTTACATCCTGAGTATAATAAAAATGGATGGATTTATTTTACCTATGCTTCTTCAACTGGGGTGGGAGATGGCGCTAATACAACCTTAATGAGAGCTAGAATGAGCAATCAAAAACTGATTAATCAAGAAGTGCTTTATAAGGCTAGCCCAAATAGTAGAAGGGGGCAGCACTTTGGATCACGTATTGCATTTGATACCAAAGGATACTTGTATTTTAGTATTGGTGATAGAGGTGATAGAGATGTGAATCCACAGGATATTACCAAAGACGGAGGGAAAATTTATCGCTTGCATGACGATGGGAAAATTCCTGCTGATAATCCTTTTGTCAATGAAAAAAATGCCAAAACGGCCATCTATAGCTTTGGACATAGAAATCCTCAAGGCATGGCTCTTAACCCTTTTACAGGAGAACTCTGGACTCATGAGCACGGGCCTCAAGGTGGCGATGAGATTAACATTATTAAAAAAGGAAAAAACTACGGTTGGCCAAAAATAAGTTATGGAATCAACTATAGTGGAACAAAGTTTACAGATCATACTTCTTTGCCAGGAATGGAGCAACCCTTGTACCAATGGACACCTTCTATAGCACCGAGCGGAATGGCATTTGTTACCAGTGATCTTTATCCTAAACTAAAAGGAAATGTATTAGTGGGGTCTTTAAAATTTCGATATTTAACTAACTGCACCTTAAAGAATGGTAAAGTAATAAAAGAAGAAAAATTATTAGAAGGTTTGGGTAGAGTTCGATCTGTTGTTCAGGGGAATGACGGATATCTCTATGTAGGCATTGAGCAACTTGGAATTGTTAAGTTGTTACCTCAAAAATAA
- the trxB gene encoding thioredoxin-disulfide reductase: protein MAEKIKCLIIGSGPAGYTAAIYAARADMKPVMYTGMQMGGQLTTTTEVDNFPGYPDGTDGTAMMNDLQKQAERFGTEVRFGMVTQVEFSDKVGGIHKVIVDENIEIEANTVIISTGATAKYLGIESEQRLIGGGVSACATCDGFFYKGQDVVVVGAGDTAAEEATYLANICSKVTMLVRKDFMRASKAMQHRVDKTANIEVFYNTEIDEVLGDSVVEGVRAVNNQTGAKMDIPVTGVFIAIGHKPNTDLFKGVLDMDETGYLITKGKSTKTNLPGVFAAGDVQDKEYRQAVTAAGTGCMAALDAERYLGALE, encoded by the coding sequence ATGGCTGAAAAAATTAAATGTTTGATCATTGGATCAGGACCTGCGGGTTATACTGCAGCAATCTACGCAGCAAGAGCTGATATGAAACCAGTGATGTATACCGGAATGCAAATGGGTGGTCAATTGACTACGACAACAGAAGTAGATAACTTTCCAGGGTATCCTGATGGAACTGATGGAACTGCCATGATGAATGATTTGCAAAAGCAAGCTGAGCGTTTTGGAACAGAGGTTCGTTTTGGGATGGTTACCCAAGTAGAATTCAGCGATAAAGTAGGTGGTATTCACAAGGTAATTGTTGATGAAAATATTGAGATAGAAGCAAATACAGTTATCATATCTACTGGAGCTACTGCAAAATATTTAGGGATTGAAAGTGAGCAGCGTTTAATTGGTGGAGGTGTTTCTGCCTGTGCAACCTGTGATGGATTTTTCTACAAAGGACAAGATGTTGTCGTAGTTGGAGCAGGTGATACTGCTGCAGAAGAAGCTACCTATTTGGCTAATATTTGTAGTAAAGTAACCATGTTGGTTCGTAAAGATTTTATGAGAGCCTCTAAAGCGATGCAACATAGAGTAGACAAAACAGCCAATATCGAAGTGTTTTACAATACTGAGATTGATGAGGTATTAGGAGATTCTGTTGTAGAAGGAGTAAGAGCAGTAAACAATCAAACCGGAGCTAAAATGGATATTCCAGTAACAGGTGTTTTTATAGCAATTGGACACAAACCCAATACAGATTTGTTTAAAGGAGTATTGGATATGGATGAAACAGGCTATTTAATTACCAAAGGAAAATCAACAAAAACAAACCTTCCAGGAGTTTTTGCAGCGGGAGATGTTCAAGATAAAGAATATCGTCAGGCAGTCACAGCAGCAGGTACAGGTTGTATGGCAGCCCTTGATGCAGAACGTTATTTAGGAGCTTTAGAGTAA
- a CDS encoding DUF3526 domain-containing protein codes for MLNNNLKYELKLLMRSKWLILLSISIVLLFAFATYNGNKNVAKRLTDISKMEKEFLKKDSTMLVTLTKIEKGEKVDTPYWQLPNDPITVGYRYPRLAIMQPETLSFIATGQSDMYTHFKSPTVRGNNFALDYSEMVNPVQLLFGNFDLAFVFIYILPLLIIAFSFNVLSKEKELGTLRLLGAQPIAVNLWLIQKIGIRYFVFTTITIVALFVSIELFSAVAFNDFGSLIKLLLLISGYILFWFILSCFVNIKINDSSKNALTLIGIWLLIVMVIPATINQIGNSLYPTPSRLKMINEIRLIKKENEEKQNKIMNDYLRSHPELATENQDQKFGFWHNYFASEKIMEEKTAPLLAGYDSQLKKQQNLINMFKYVSPAILMQQSLNNIAGTSEKHYNDFKKQVFEFSNSWREYLVPMLFKEQVFTTKNYREMPRFSYKNRISDDTWVNFMAIISISGFIFFFFINGKKNKNISM; via the coding sequence ATGTTGAATAACAATTTAAAATACGAATTAAAATTATTAATGCGTAGTAAATGGCTTATACTATTAAGTATTAGCATTGTTTTACTATTTGCATTTGCCACTTATAATGGAAATAAAAATGTGGCAAAAAGATTAACTGACATTTCAAAGATGGAAAAGGAATTCCTCAAAAAAGACAGCACCATGTTAGTTACGCTTACTAAAATAGAGAAAGGAGAAAAAGTAGACACTCCTTATTGGCAATTACCAAACGACCCGATAACAGTTGGTTATCGCTATCCACGTTTAGCAATCATGCAACCAGAGACATTAAGCTTTATTGCTACTGGACAAAGTGATATGTATACTCATTTTAAAAGCCCAACAGTACGTGGAAATAATTTTGCCCTAGATTATTCAGAAATGGTAAATCCCGTGCAACTTTTATTTGGAAACTTTGACTTGGCCTTTGTATTCATTTACATTTTACCCTTATTAATAATTGCTTTTAGTTTTAATGTTTTATCTAAAGAGAAAGAATTAGGCACCTTGCGCTTATTAGGCGCTCAACCAATCGCCGTTAACTTATGGTTAATTCAAAAAATAGGCATTCGTTATTTTGTTTTCACAACAATAACAATCGTTGCTTTATTTGTTAGCATTGAACTTTTTTCTGCTGTAGCTTTCAATGATTTTGGCAGTTTGATAAAACTCTTATTGCTGATATCTGGCTATATTTTATTCTGGTTTATACTTTCATGTTTTGTAAACATTAAAATAAATGATTCTTCAAAAAATGCCCTAACGCTAATTGGTATTTGGTTATTAATTGTAATGGTTATCCCTGCAACAATAAATCAAATAGGGAACTCTTTATATCCAACACCATCGCGATTAAAAATGATTAATGAAATACGATTAATTAAAAAGGAAAACGAAGAGAAACAAAATAAAATAATGAATGATTATTTACGTAGTCACCCAGAACTCGCAACAGAAAATCAAGATCAAAAGTTTGGCTTTTGGCACAACTATTTTGCTTCAGAAAAGATTATGGAAGAAAAAACAGCACCTTTATTAGCAGGGTATGATTCTCAATTAAAAAAACAGCAAAACTTAATTAACATGTTTAAATATGTTTCACCTGCAATTTTAATGCAACAATCATTAAACAATATCGCAGGAACATCAGAAAAGCATTATAATGATTTCAAAAAACAAGTTTTTGAGTTTTCTAATTCATGGAGAGAATACCTAGTGCCTATGCTCTTTAAAGAACAGGTTTTTACGACAAAGAATTATAGAGAAATGCCTAGGTTTAGTTATAAAAATAGGATTAGTGATGATACTTGGGTAAACTTTATGGCAATCATTAGTATTAGTGGTTTTATTTTCTTTTTCTTTATAAATGGGAAAAAAAACAAAAACATATCTATGTAA
- a CDS encoding DUF3526 domain-containing protein — translation MKNIIFKELKELARDGRFKIATGITFVLLLIATITGINQYNKNNKQYLESMSKERDVWETQGEKNPHSAAHYGTYAFKPKFALSLFDYGVTKYTGNSIFLEAHNRHEASFSEASDQTSLARFGTLSINFVLIYLFPLIIILIGYNSYTKEIEHGTDTLLKSQGVNPIKLTLGKWSATYIPIFIITSIIFLTIGIVLSSLENLAFFSWASLLTLGVSYLLYYAIITTLTILISIWSKSSGLSLVSSLVVWIVFSFITPKIATNFANNYYPYPSKSEFNARIAEDKKNGLDGHNPWNSAAKKLEEETLKEFGVDSISQLPFNYNGYRMQKGEEHEAKVYEKNYNLLNEIAINQNNIYKKLSFLSPFIPVRFLSMEIANTSDNLHWKFTKAAEAYRIKKQEFLNYDIKDNAKAGSSGYVMTAEKFKKLPKFNFTPPTLLEILKENGQNILFLSLWLVLPFLGLIITSKKI, via the coding sequence ATGAAAAACATAATTTTTAAAGAATTAAAAGAACTGGCAAGAGATGGTCGTTTTAAAATTGCTACAGGCATCACTTTTGTTCTATTATTAATCGCCACTATTACAGGTATTAATCAATACAACAAAAACAACAAACAATATCTAGAATCCATGAGTAAAGAAAGGGATGTTTGGGAAACTCAAGGTGAAAAAAACCCACATTCTGCAGCACATTATGGCACCTATGCTTTTAAACCAAAATTTGCTTTATCTCTCTTTGATTATGGAGTAACCAAGTATACAGGGAACTCTATTTTCTTAGAAGCTCATAACAGACACGAAGCATCATTTAGCGAAGCCAGTGATCAAACTAGCTTAGCTCGATTCGGGACACTTTCTATTAACTTTGTATTAATTTACTTATTTCCATTAATCATTATTTTAATAGGCTACAATTCCTACACAAAAGAAATAGAACATGGAACTGACACCCTATTAAAAAGTCAAGGGGTAAACCCAATAAAATTAACATTGGGAAAGTGGTCAGCAACTTATATACCTATTTTTATAATTACTTCTATCATTTTTTTAACAATTGGTATCGTTTTGTCTAGTTTAGAAAACCTAGCTTTTTTTAGTTGGGCTAGTTTGCTAACTCTAGGTGTTTCTTACTTATTATACTATGCTATAATTACCACTTTAACTATTCTAATTTCTATATGGAGTAAATCTTCTGGACTCTCTTTAGTTAGTAGCTTAGTGGTTTGGATTGTATTTAGTTTTATAACCCCCAAAATAGCGACGAACTTTGCTAACAATTACTATCCATACCCTTCAAAATCTGAATTTAACGCACGTATTGCTGAAGACAAAAAAAATGGTTTAGACGGGCACAACCCATGGAATAGCGCTGCGAAAAAATTAGAAGAAGAGACTTTAAAAGAATTTGGAGTAGACAGCATAAGTCAGTTACCTTTTAACTATAACGGATACAGAATGCAAAAAGGAGAGGAACATGAAGCTAAGGTTTATGAAAAAAATTACAATCTCTTAAATGAGATAGCCATAAACCAAAACAATATATATAAAAAACTATCTTTTTTATCCCCATTTATACCTGTTCGTTTTTTATCAATGGAAATCGCCAATACTAGTGATAATTTACACTGGAAATTTACCAAAGCCGCTGAAGCATATCGAATAAAAAAGCAAGAATTTTTAAATTATGATATTAAAGACAATGCCAAAGCTGGAAGTTCTGGTTATGTAATGACTGCTGAAAAATTCAAAAAGCTGCCTAAATTTAATTTTACACCACCAACACTTTTAGAAATTCTAAAAGAGAACGGTCAGAACATACTGTTTTTATCATTGTGGTTAGTACTACCCTTTTTAGGCTTAATTATTACTTCAAAAAAAATATAA
- a CDS encoding ABC transporter ATP-binding protein, producing the protein MITLKNITKKYGDFTAVDNLSLEVKSGEILCLLGANGAGKSTTINTLLNFITPTSGTALINELDVVKNPIKTKYYLTYIPENLMLYPTLTAIENLDYFTKLSGKKFDTKALKLYLSEAGLQEEAHNKRVKEFSKGMRQKVGIALAIAKESKILLLDEPTSGLDPKSSNEFMALLTKMKNNGVAILMATHDLFRAKEVSTHIGIMRSGVLQNYSNTHDVSLKELEKIYLEIMNFKNVS; encoded by the coding sequence ATGATTACTTTAAAAAATATAACAAAAAAATATGGTGATTTTACCGCAGTTGATAACCTTTCTCTTGAAGTAAAGTCTGGAGAAATTCTATGTTTATTAGGAGCTAATGGTGCTGGAAAATCTACTACGATTAATACTTTGCTTAATTTCATTACTCCTACTTCTGGCACAGCACTAATTAATGAGCTAGACGTGGTAAAAAACCCAATCAAGACTAAATATTATTTAACCTATATACCAGAAAATTTAATGTTGTACCCAACATTAACAGCTATAGAAAACCTTGATTATTTTACAAAACTCTCAGGTAAAAAATTTGACACCAAAGCATTAAAGCTCTATTTATCAGAAGCCGGACTCCAAGAAGAAGCACATAATAAAAGAGTAAAAGAATTTTCTAAGGGAATGCGTCAAAAAGTAGGTATTGCCTTAGCAATTGCAAAAGAATCTAAAATTTTATTATTAGATGAACCAACCTCTGGTTTAGACCCAAAATCAAGCAATGAATTTATGGCATTACTAACAAAAATGAAAAACAATGGAGTTGCTATTTTAATGGCCACACATGATTTATTTAGAGCAAAAGAAGTAAGCACTCATATTGGTATTATGCGGTCAGGAGTTTTACAAAACTATTCTAACACACATGATGTTTCTTTAAAAGAATTAGAGAAAATTTATTTAGAAATTATGAATTTTAAAAATGTAAGCTAA
- a CDS encoding acyl-CoA dehydrogenase family protein translates to MATTDNELLRGGQFLVKETNCEDVFTPEDFTEEQKMMKEAVIEFNDREIIPHKPRFEAKDYALTEEVMRKAGELGFLGVAVPEAYGGLGMGFVSTMLTCDYISSGTGSFSTAFGAHTGIGTMPITLYGTEEQKAKYVPKLASGEWFGSYCLTEPGAGSDANSGKTTATLSEDGKSYKINGAKMWISNAGFCSLMIVFARIEDDKNITGFIVEFDKENPNGITLGEEEHKLGIRASSTRQVFFNDTVVPVENMLAGRGEGFKIAMNALNIGRIKLAAACLDSQRRITSIAVNYANERKQFKTAISEFGAIKLKIAEMATNAYVGESASYRAAKDIEDRIALREAAGNTHQEAELKGVEEYAIECSILKVAVSEDVQACADEGIQIFGGMGFSEETPMESSWRDARISRIYEGTNEINRLLSVGMLVKKAMKGHVDLLNPAMAVQEELMGIPSFDTPDFSELFAEEKQILANLKKVFLMVAGAALQKYGQELEEHQQLLTAASDILIEIYMAESALLRTEKNAKRFGKETQKEQIAMTQLYLYNAVDIVSKSAKEGIVSFAEGDELRMMLMGLKRFTKYTNYPNVIALRNIIAEKVKAENKYCF, encoded by the coding sequence TAAGGATTACGCGCTAACCGAAGAAGTAATGCGCAAAGCTGGAGAATTAGGTTTCTTAGGTGTTGCTGTCCCAGAAGCCTATGGAGGTTTAGGTATGGGCTTTGTTTCTACCATGCTTACTTGTGATTATATTTCTAGTGGTACAGGTTCTTTTAGTACCGCTTTTGGAGCACATACAGGAATCGGAACAATGCCAATCACACTTTACGGTACAGAAGAACAAAAAGCCAAATATGTTCCAAAACTAGCTTCTGGAGAGTGGTTTGGTTCTTATTGTTTAACTGAGCCAGGAGCTGGATCAGATGCCAACTCTGGTAAAACAACGGCTACGCTTTCTGAGGATGGAAAAAGCTATAAAATTAACGGTGCAAAAATGTGGATCTCAAATGCAGGATTCTGTAGTTTGATGATTGTTTTTGCTCGAATAGAAGATGACAAAAACATTACTGGTTTTATTGTTGAATTCGATAAAGAAAACCCAAATGGAATTACCCTTGGTGAAGAAGAGCACAAATTAGGAATTAGAGCATCTTCTACTCGTCAGGTATTTTTTAATGATACTGTTGTGCCTGTTGAAAATATGCTAGCAGGACGTGGCGAAGGATTTAAAATTGCCATGAATGCATTAAATATTGGACGAATCAAATTGGCAGCTGCCTGTTTAGATTCTCAACGTAGAATTACCAGCATTGCTGTTAATTACGCCAATGAGCGCAAGCAGTTTAAAACGGCCATCTCAGAGTTTGGGGCAATCAAGTTAAAAATAGCAGAAATGGCGACCAATGCTTATGTTGGTGAGTCAGCTTCTTATAGAGCTGCTAAAGATATTGAAGATAGAATTGCTTTGAGAGAAGCTGCTGGAAACACACATCAAGAAGCAGAATTAAAAGGTGTTGAAGAGTATGCCATAGAATGCTCTATTTTAAAGGTTGCTGTTTCTGAAGATGTACAAGCTTGTGCTGATGAAGGAATTCAAATTTTTGGAGGAATGGGCTTTTCAGAAGAAACTCCAATGGAATCTTCTTGGAGAGACGCTAGAATCTCTAGAATCTACGAAGGAACCAATGAAATAAACAGATTATTATCTGTTGGAATGTTGGTAAAGAAAGCCATGAAAGGACATGTTGATTTGCTTAACCCAGCGATGGCTGTACAAGAAGAACTAATGGGTATACCGTCTTTTGATACGCCTGATTTTTCTGAACTCTTTGCCGAAGAAAAACAAATACTTGCCAATTTAAAGAAAGTATTTTTAATGGTGGCAGGTGCTGCATTGCAAAAATACGGACAAGAATTAGAAGAGCATCAACAATTGCTAACTGCTGCCTCTGATATCTTGATTGAAATTTACATGGCAGAATCTGCATTGCTAAGAACAGAAAAAAATGCAAAACGTTTTGGTAAGGAAACCCAAAAAGAACAAATTGCAATGACTCAATTGTATTTGTACAACGCAGTAGATATTGTTTCTAAAAGCGCTAAAGAAGGCATCGTTTCATTTGCAGAAGGAGATGAATTAAGAATGATGTTGATGGGTTTAAAACGCTTTACTAAATACACCAATTATCCAAATGTAATTGCATTGAGAAATATCATTGCAGAAAAAGTCAAAGCAGAAAACAAATACTGCTTTTAA